One Diospyros lotus cultivar Yz01 chromosome 1, ASM1463336v1, whole genome shotgun sequence genomic window carries:
- the LOC127787464 gene encoding classical arabinogalactan protein 9 isoform X1, with the protein MDPKAVFGVFFIFIVVSGVGAQSPPTSPPSNQAPPATPTPPATSPPPSTPAPPVSSPPPVSAPPPASPPPVSAPPPATPPPASPPPASPPPASPPPATPPPTPNTPPPSPPLSPPPPVPSPPPSPPLSPPPPVPSPPPPVPPPAPLASPPGPVPAPAPSKKPTSPAPSPLLPTPPAPPTGAPAPTLGPASPAPAATDQSGVEKLWTMEKMVGSMMLGWAVVCLL; encoded by the exons ATGGATCCCAAGGCCGTCTTTGGCGTCTTCTTTATCTTCATCGTCGTCTCCGGCGTCGGCGCTCAATCCCCGCCCACTTCTCCTCCTTCAAATCAGGCCCCACCAGCTACTCCCACTCCTCCGGCtacttctcctcctccttccaCTCCGGCTCCGCCAGTCTCATCTCCGCCGCCGGTTTCAGCCCCTCCACCTGCATCTCCGCCGCCGGTTTCAGCTCCTCCAC CGGCAACCCCGCCCCCAGCCTCTCCTCCACCGGCATCTCCACCACCCGCTAGTCCTCCACCAGCCACTCCTCCTCCAACACCGAACACTCCTCCGCCATCTCCTCCACTATCTCCCCCACCACCCGTACCATCACCTCCGCCATCTCCTCCACTATCTCCCCCACCACCCGTACCATCACCTCCGCCGCCTGTCCCTCCACCAGCTCCACTTGCTTCTCCCCCTGGTCCGGTGCCGGCGCCGGCTCCAAGCAAGAAACCCACATCTCCGGCCCCTTCGCCACTCTTACCAACTCCTCCGGCGCCACCCACAGGGGCACCGGCCCCGACTTTGGGACCAGCATCGCCCGCTCCAGCGGCTACCGATCAG AGTGGGGTGGAGAAGTTGTGGACAATGGAGAAGATGGTTGGGAGCATGATGCTTGGATGGGCTGTTGTCTGCTTGCTATGA
- the LOC127787464 gene encoding classical arabinogalactan protein 9 isoform X2: MDPKAVFGVFFIFIVVSGVGAQSPPTSPPSNQAPPATPTPPATSPPPSTPAPPVSSPPPVSAPPPASPPPVSAPPPATPPPASPPPASPPPASPPPATPPPTPNTPPPSPPLSPPPPVPSPPPPVPPPAPLASPPGPVPAPAPSKKPTSPAPSPLLPTPPAPPTGAPAPTLGPASPAPAATDQSGVEKLWTMEKMVGSMMLGWAVVCLL; encoded by the exons ATGGATCCCAAGGCCGTCTTTGGCGTCTTCTTTATCTTCATCGTCGTCTCCGGCGTCGGCGCTCAATCCCCGCCCACTTCTCCTCCTTCAAATCAGGCCCCACCAGCTACTCCCACTCCTCCGGCtacttctcctcctccttccaCTCCGGCTCCGCCAGTCTCATCTCCGCCGCCGGTTTCAGCCCCTCCACCTGCATCTCCGCCGCCGGTTTCAGCTCCTCCAC CGGCAACCCCGCCCCCAGCCTCTCCTCCACCGGCATCTCCACCACCCGCTAGTCCTCCACCAGCCACTCCTCCTCCAACACCGAACACTCCTCCGCCATCTCCTCCACTATCTCCCCCACCACCCGTACCATCAC CTCCGCCGCCTGTCCCTCCACCAGCTCCACTTGCTTCTCCCCCTGGTCCGGTGCCGGCGCCGGCTCCAAGCAAGAAACCCACATCTCCGGCCCCTTCGCCACTCTTACCAACTCCTCCGGCGCCACCCACAGGGGCACCGGCCCCGACTTTGGGACCAGCATCGCCCGCTCCAGCGGCTACCGATCAG AGTGGGGTGGAGAAGTTGTGGACAATGGAGAAGATGGTTGGGAGCATGATGCTTGGATGGGCTGTTGTCTGCTTGCTATGA
- the LOC127789012 gene encoding uncharacterized protein LOC127789012, translated as MTVSLNVFSGFLVGETAPLMKSASSSLSCSLRLGVQSPVSLPAVRMVTLATASKPATETRKREPRGIMKPRRVSPEMRAFLDGVPEIPRTQALKQIWAYIKQHNLQDPENKKIIICDEKLKQIFGGRDRVGFLEIAGLINPHFLK; from the exons ATGACCGTGTCTTTGAATGTGTTTTCGGGCTTTTTGGTCGGCGAGACGGCGCCGTTGATGAAGTCGGCCTCATCTTCCTTGTCGTGTTCTCTTCGGCTTGGGGTTCAGTCTCCGGTTAGCTTGCCCGCGGTGCGAATGGTAACTTTGGCGACGGCGTCGAAGCCCGCCACCGAGACCAGAAAGAGAGAGCCGCGAGGGATCATGAAGCCCCGGCGAGTGTCCCCGGAAATGCGGGCGTTCCTCGACGGTGTACCCGAGATACCTCGCACCCAAGCCCTGAAGCAGATTTGGGCTTACATCAAACAACACAATCTtcag GATCCTGAGAACAAGAAGATCATAATCTGTGATGAAAAGCTGAAGCAAATTTTTGGCGGGAGAGACCGAGTCGGGTTTCTTGAGATTGCAGGATTGATCAACCCTCACTTCCTTAAGTGA
- the LOC127789020 gene encoding COP9 signalosome complex subunit 5a-like, with protein sequence MEPYPFSSSAAMAQQTWELENNITTMETPSSSADSDAIFHYEEAAQAKFQQEKPWATDPHYFKRVKISALALLKMVVHARSGGTIEVMGLMQGKTDGDAIIVIDAFALPVEGTETRVNAQADAYEYMVDYSQTNKQVGRLENVVGWYHSHPGYGCWLSGIDVSTQMLNQQFQEPFLAVVIDPTRTVSAGKVEIGAFRTYPEGYKPPDEPVSEYQTIPLNKIEDFGVHCKQYYSLDITYFKSSLDSHLLDLLWNKYWVNTLSSSPLLGNKDYIAGQISDLAEKLEQAENQLAHSRFGPLIAPPQKKKEEESQLAKITRDSAKITVEQVHGLMSQVIKDILFNSVRQVSRSQPEVSDPEPMVES encoded by the exons ATGGAGCCCTACCCGTTCTCTTCGTCGGCGGCCATGGCGCAACAGACCTGGGAGCTCGAGAACAACATCACCACCATGGAGACTCCGTCGTCCTCGGCGGACTCCGACGCCATCTTCCACTACGAGGAGGCGGCCCAGGCCAAGTTCCAGCAGGAGAAGCCCTGGGCCACCGACCCCCACTACTTTAAGCGCGTCAAGATCTCCGCCCTCGCTCTCCTCAAGATGGTCGTCCATGCCCGCTCCGGTGGCACCATCGAGGTCATGGGCCTCATGCAGGGCAAGACCGACGGCGATGCCATCATCGTTATTGACGCCTTCGCCTTGCCCGTCGAAGGTACCGAGACTAGGGTCAATGCTCAGGCCGATGCTTACGAGTACATGGTTGATTATTCCCAGACTAACAAGCAG GTGGGGAGGTTGGAGAATGTGGTTGGTTGGTACCATTCTCATCCTGGTTATGGATGTTGGCTTTCTGGTATTGATGTCTCTACACAAATGCTCAATCAACAATTTCAAGAGCCGTTTTTGGCAGTTGTTATTGATCCGACAAGGACTGTGTCAGCTGGAAAAGTAGAGATTGGAGCATTCAGAACATACCCAGAAGGATACAAGCCACCAGATGAACCTGTTTCTGAGTATCAGACCATCCCACTAAACAAGATTGAAGACTTTGGTGTACACTGTAAACAG TACTATTCATTGGATATCACATATTTCAAGTCATCACTTGATAGCCACCTCTTGGATCTGCTATGGAATAAATACTGGGTTAATACTCTTTCCTCGTCACCTTTGCTTGGGAACAAAGACTACATTGCAGGACAAATTTCTGATCTAG CTGAGAAGCTGGAGCAAGCTGAAAATCAATTGGCTCACTCTCGCTTTGGACCCTTAATAGCACCCCctcaaaagaagaaagag GAAGAATCTCAACTTGCTAAGATTACTCGAGATAGTGCAAAGATAACAGTTGAGCAGGTCCATGGCCTAATGTCACAG GTCATCAAGGATATACTGTTCAACTCAGTTCGTCAGGTAAGCAGGTCTCAACCGGAAGTATCTGACCCTGAACCCATGGTTGAAAGCTGA
- the LOC127800617 gene encoding uncharacterized protein LOC127800617, with protein sequence MDLGCLDLGCIEKHRNEAFLDSGTNLNDPVMATSKIGKNKALKEAGQSNMNALNKFTSQIKKPPHRKSSPLNWFPRKKVDSYLQRKIQLLQEAEGMNSTLDETLGDTNPHYSRVLREKIAVSKAAHKAMEARKAAMVEASWCRILQAARIRSKEAEALMWEAEKSAVEAFEAATAIGVIMYDTPDCPRKHYEIESLSVNGGGSTTHTVAASFETAFEVDKQVAAAVKAAFIKLASCPSINKKEFKELMQKISQNPDTSENNQELSEISSECESDTGSELESGFHRDDFSSQDVKKCEAAVAEVRLRKYKKRQLCERFNMTKLVDLMLERLRCLREDELASLATIVATCGLNAALAEAESNKQDNLGSDADYGSIPTLNYPRKISSFTAAGARRKSTMDRQMRRKQVEAELPSLDKFLVKHLTKLEREVQEAKNARMNEARERNGEKPEKSDDHKVDSVTDTSSAEAIPDLGAILLKHSSKLEREIEEAKKNSGKSGETEGKNRRSLRRPRQEATDLPSLDKFLVRHVSKLEREVQEAKTRSKIEPSEGAKVCDLKKTDTTSVNQERSESEEVGKENMKPEMDQQKEATLVLKPESTNVEYESLDKVLVKHVSRLEKEKMALGTKEEVAQVKSREPNSASEMSDGGLDQILVKHRSRLEKEKMAAAHQPDGQAKNAVVLRREARERELQEAWRGLSLGNISSTGEGGLDQVLRPMSRLEKAKMAAAAQQEQDDEQQMKPSVARRQARERELQEAWGGLGLGNSMRPHLSRLERDKAAWLKAEEEERRRATKAV encoded by the exons ATGGATCTAGGTTGCTTGGATTTGGGTTGCATCGAAAAGCATAGAAATGAGGCGTTTCTTGATTCGGGAACCAATCTCAACGACCCTGTAATGGCCACTTCCAAGATCGGAAAG AATAAGGCATTGAAAGAGGCTGGTCAGTCAAATATGAATGCTCTCAACAAATTTACATCACAAATCAAGAAACCCCCTCATCGTAAAAGTTCACCTCTCAACTGGTTTCCTCGCAAAAAGGTGGATTCCTACTTGCAAAGGAAAATACAACTGCTGCAG GAAGCAGAGGGCATGAATTCAACTCTTGATGAGACTCTAGGTGACACTAATCCTCATTATTCAAGAGTTCTGAGAGAAAAGATTGCAGTTAGCAAGGCTGCTCACAAGGCAATGGAGGCTCGAAAGGCTGCAATGGTGGAAGCGTCTTGGTGTCGAATACTTCAAGCAGCAAG GATCCGAAGTAAAGAAGCAGAAGCTCTGATGTGGGAAGCTGAAAAAAGTGCAGTAGAAGCTTTTGAAGCAGCAACTGCTATTGGTGTGATCATGTATGATACACCTGATTGCCCTCGTAAACATTATGAGATAGAATCATTATCTGTCAATGGAGGAGGATCTACGACTCATACCGTTGCGGCTTCTTTCGAGACAGCATTTGAGGTAGACAAACAAGTAGCTGCAGCGGTGAAAGCTGCATTCATTAAGCTCGCAAGCTGCCCTTCGATAAACAAGAAGGAATTTAAAGAACTTATGCAAAAAATCAGTCAAAACCCAGATACAAGTGAGAATAATCAGGAACTGTCAGAGATTTCCTCAGAATGTGAATCAGATACTGGATCAGAGCTAGAATCAGGATTTCACAGAGATGATTTTAGCTCTCAGGATGTAAAAAAATGTGAGGCAGCAGTGGCAGAGGTAAGACtaagaaaatataagaaacgGCAGCTTTGTGAAAGGTTTAATATGACGAAGCTTGTGGACCTGATGCTGGAAAGGCTTAGATGTCTGCGAGAAGATGAACTTGCTTCCCTTGCCACTATAGTTGCCACTTGTGGTTTAAATGCCGCTCTAGCAGAAGCAGAAAGCAACAAACAGGATAATTTAGGCTCTGATGCTGACTATGGCTCGATCCCAACTCTCAATTATCCAAGGAAGATATCTTCCTTTACAGCAGCAGGAGCCAGAAGGAAGTCAACCATGGATAGGCAGATGAGAAGGAAACAAGTTGAGGCAGAACTTCCAAGTCTTGACAAGTTTCTTGTCAAGCATTTAACAAAACTGGAAAGAGAAGTGCAGGAAGCAAAAAATGCGAGAATGAATGAGGCTAGGGAAAGAAATGGGGAGAAGCCAGAAAAATCTGATGACCATAAGGTAGATTCAGTTACGGATACAAGTTCAGCTGAGGCTATTCCAGACTTGGGAGCTATCCTTTTGAAGCATTCGTCAAAGCTTGAGAGGGAGATTGAAGAGGCGAAGAAGAATTCTGGAAAGTCAGGTGAGACGGAAGGCAAGAACAGAAGGTCGCTTCGGCGTCCAAGACAAGAGGCCACGGATCTGCCTAGTTTGGACAAGTTTCTGGTGAGACATGTTTCCAAACTAGAAAGAGAGGTCCAAGAAGCAAAGACCAGAAGCAAAATTGAACCAAGTGAAGGAGCAAAGGTTTGTGATTTGAAGAAAACCGACACAACTTCAGTTAATCAAGAACGTAGTGAATCAGAGGAAGTGGGGAAAGAGAATATGAAGCCAGAAATGGATCAGCAAAAGGAAGCTACTCTTGTTTTGAAGCCAGAAAGCACCAATGTAGAGTATGAAAGCTTGGATAAGGTTCTAGTTAAGCATGTTTCGAGGCTTGAGAAGGAGAAAATGGCTCTAGGAACAAAGGAAGAAGTGGCGCAAGTGAAGAGTAGGGAGCCCAACTCAGCTTCTGAGATGAGTGATGGTGGTTTGGACCAAATTTTAGTGAAGCACAGGTCAAGACTTGAGAAGGAAAAGATGGCTGCTGCTCATCAACCAGACGGCCAGGCTAAAAATGCTGTAGTATTGCGACGAGaggcaagagaaagagagttgcAGGAAGCATGGCGAGGCCTGAGTTTAGGAAACATCTCCTCCACAGGCGAAGGTGGTTTGGACCAGGTATTAAGGCCAATGTCAAGGTTAGAGAAGGCAAAGATGGCTGCTGCTGCTCAGCAGGAACAAGATGATGAGCAGCAGATGAAGCCGTCCGTTGCTCGGCGACaagcgagggagagagagttgCAGGAAGCATGGGGAGGCTTGGGTTTAGGAAACTCCATGCGCCCACATCTCTCAAGGCTTGAACGAGACAAG GCTGCTTGGCTCAAAGctgaagaagaggaaaggagGAGAGCTACCAAGGCAGTTTGA
- the LOC127800668 gene encoding uncharacterized protein LOC127800668, whose product MTLTGFLRNGCKSYLSYHSLLHRHSAPGSPILRSHRHCSKPLSRLPPNPINRKTGLLELFSPPPATIFRSSFSSSAAAAVSSSSKIGFVGWYLAMVKSRPILTKSATCALIYTAADFSSQTITQPSSEPYDYVRTLRMAGYGLIILGPSLHFWFNFMSKVLPNRDLITTLKKIVLGQTLYGPAMVSVFFSVNAVLQGENGAEIIARLKRDLLPTLMMGVMYWPVCDFVTFRFIPVHLQPLASNTCSYLWTIYTTYMASSEKARTSSYHNI is encoded by the exons ATGACTCTCACAGGCTTCCTGCGAAATGGCTGCAAAAGCTACCTCTCCTACCACAGCCTACTGCACAGACATTCGGCGCCCGGATCTCCGATCCTCCGAAGCCACCGGCACTGCTCCAAACCTCTGTCCAGACTTCCTCCCAATCCAATCAACAGAAAGACCGGACTATTAGAGTTGTTCTCTCCTCCTCCGGCTACGATATTCCGGTCGTCTTTCTCTTCTTCGGCTGCGGCTGCTGTGTCGTCGTCTTCAAAGATCGGATTCGTTGGCTGGTACTTGGCGATGGTCAAGTCTCGCCCCATCCTCACCAAAAGCGCCACCTGTGCCCTCATCTACACCGCCGCTGATTTTTCCTCTCAG ACAATTACTCAGCCATCTTCAGAACCTTATGATTATGTGAGGACCTTGCGAATGGCAGGATACGGACTAATAATTTTGGGGCCATCGTTGcatttttggttcaattttatgTCAAAAGTCCTCCCAAACCGTGACCTCATCACAACATTGAAAAAGATCGTCCTTGGGCAAACATTATACGGACCTGCCATGGTTTCTGTCTTCTTCTCCGTGAATGCAGTCCTACAAG GTGAAAATGGCGCAGAAATAATTGCTCGGTTGAAGCGAGACTTACTTCCAACACTGATGATGGGCGTGATGTACTGGCCTGTATGTGATTTTGTGACATTCAGATTCATCCCTGTTCATTTGCAG CCATTAGCAAGCAATACATGTTCATATTTGTGGACTATTTACACAACATACATGGCAAGCTCAGAGAAAGCAAGAACCAGTTCATATCACAACATATAA